In Salvelinus sp. IW2-2015 unplaced genomic scaffold, ASM291031v2 Un_scaffold3010, whole genome shotgun sequence, the following proteins share a genomic window:
- the LOC139025644 gene encoding transcription factor 4-like produces METKKEEPDNKDLKSIDSNADDEDLSPEQKDRTREGTQDGQQCRERLRVRRHQRGFQRSWGVWCQLHLKSDKPQTKLLILHQAVAVILSLEQQVRERNLNPKAACLKRREEEKGSSDGGASLSLAGPHHAMGDASNPMGQM; encoded by the exons ATGGAGACCAAGAAGGAGGAGCCTGACAACAAGGACCTGAAGTCTATTGATAG CAACGCGGATGACGAGGACTTGTCTCCGGAGCAGAAAGATCGAACGCGAGAAGGAACGCAGGATGGCCAACAATGCCGAGAGCGGCTCCGTGTCCGGAGACATCAACGAGGCTTTCAAAGGAGCTGGGGCGTATGGTGCCAGCTGCACCTGAAGAGTGACAAGCCACAGACCAAACTGCTCATACTGCATCAGGCCGTGGCCGTCATACTGAGTCTGGAGCAGCAAGTCAGAG AGAGGAACCTGAACCCTAAGGCGGCGTGTCTGAAGAGACGTGAGGAGGAGAAGGGCTCGTCGGACGGCGGAGCGTCTCTCTCCCTGGCCGGGCCGCACCACGCCATGGGGGACGCCTCCAACCCAATGGGACAAATGTAA